From the genome of Leptolyngbya sp. FACHB-261, one region includes:
- a CDS encoding site-2 protease family protein has product MITILIMLVALGILIWGYYRAQPFGKPGVLAWLQSVVLMTPWLLFFGLFTAGIYIPFAALVILIVVSTGAYIFLGNQVRRLAQAAPDGLKTQASAGPAPEAEIERNPISRPEPEPTVLLQAAGIPAEDLQVIRGIFGIETFFATEATPYREGVIFKGNLRGEPTASHQRLSENLKQRMGDQYCLFLVEGQEGKPVVLVLPKAMSQSPTQPGQKALALALLLATVVTTLSLGAQLNNFDLFAQPERVLLAVPVAAALFGIFTVHELAHRWVAQRYNVRLSPPFFIPAAQLGSFGALTRFESTVPNRKALLDISLAGPAAGGLVSLALLLTGLFLSGEGAQIQVPTLFFQGSILVGSLARLILGEALQTSQISIHPLVLVGWLGLLSTALNLIPAGALDGGRIVQAIYGRRTASRSTLIALILLALAALVNLLALYWAGVILFLVRDLERPPLDEISETDDRRDALALLALFLMAAMLLPLSPGLAGRLGIG; this is encoded by the coding sequence ATGATTACGATCCTGATCATGCTCGTTGCCCTGGGCATTCTGATCTGGGGCTACTACCGGGCGCAGCCCTTCGGTAAGCCTGGCGTGTTGGCATGGCTTCAGTCGGTCGTGCTCATGACCCCCTGGCTGCTGTTTTTTGGTCTGTTCACGGCGGGCATCTATATCCCTTTTGCGGCCTTGGTGATCCTGATTGTGGTGTCTACAGGGGCCTACATTTTCCTGGGCAACCAGGTCCGGCGCTTAGCGCAAGCAGCTCCGGATGGTCTCAAGACTCAGGCTTCCGCAGGTCCTGCGCCTGAGGCTGAAATCGAGCGCAATCCTATTTCTCGGCCAGAGCCAGAACCAACGGTTCTCCTACAGGCAGCCGGCATTCCTGCTGAGGACTTGCAGGTCATTCGTGGCATTTTTGGCATCGAAACTTTCTTTGCCACCGAAGCGACCCCCTACCGTGAGGGTGTGATTTTCAAAGGGAATCTGCGGGGTGAGCCAACCGCGAGCCATCAACGCTTGAGCGAGAATCTCAAGCAGCGCATGGGCGATCAATACTGCCTATTTCTAGTCGAGGGACAAGAAGGCAAGCCAGTGGTATTGGTGTTGCCCAAGGCAATGTCACAAAGCCCAACCCAACCAGGGCAGAAAGCTCTGGCCCTGGCCCTACTGCTAGCCACCGTTGTAACCACACTCAGCCTTGGGGCTCAACTCAATAACTTTGATCTGTTTGCACAACCGGAACGGGTGTTGTTAGCGGTGCCCGTCGCTGCTGCCTTGTTTGGTATCTTTACCGTGCATGAGCTAGCCCATCGCTGGGTCGCTCAACGCTACAATGTGCGCCTCAGTCCGCCCTTCTTTATTCCAGCCGCTCAGTTGGGCAGCTTTGGTGCGCTCACTCGCTTTGAATCGACCGTTCCCAACCGCAAAGCCCTGCTAGACATTTCCTTAGCGGGTCCTGCTGCAGGTGGTTTGGTCTCTCTGGCCTTACTGCTCACAGGACTGTTTTTGTCCGGCGAGGGAGCCCAAATTCAAGTTCCAACCCTATTTTTCCAGGGCTCAATTTTAGTCGGAAGTCTGGCCCGACTGATTTTGGGTGAGGCTTTACAAACCTCTCAAATCAGCATTCATCCTTTGGTGTTGGTGGGCTGGTTAGGTCTGCTGAGCACAGCGCTGAATCTGATTCCTGCTGGGGCTTTGGATGGGGGCCGGATTGTGCAGGCGATTTACGGGCGGCGCACCGCCAGTCGATCTACCTTGATCGCGCTGATTTTGCTGGCTCTGGCAGCTCTGGTCAACCTACTGGCGCTCTACTGGGCCGGGGTAATTTTGTTCCTGGTCCGCGATCTAGAACGTCCACCCCTAGATGAAATCAGTGAGACCGACGACCGTCGCGATGCTTTGGCGCTCTTGGCACTGTTCCTGATGGCAGCGATGCTGCTCCCTTTGTCACCGGGGCTAGCAGGACGCTTGGGCATCGGCTGA
- a CDS encoding lipid-A-disaccharide synthase-related protein, with product MKLLCLSNGHGEDSIAARILEELRLQAQDLDQNLELAALPLVGQGVAYRKLDVPLVGPVKAMPSGGFVYMDGRQLARDVGGGLVQLTLAQLRAIRQWSESGDAVLAVGDIVPLLMAWLSGAPYAFVGTAKSEYHLRDEQGPLPRQHWSERFEGWSGSVYLPWERWLLQRKRCRAVFPRDPLTAQILKRFHVPVFDLGNPMMDGLEPQGFEFESEPDALVVTLLPGSRAPEAYRNWQQILAAVEAIVQNKPARSVTFLAALSPELDLEQFGQLTRQQSWSETAVANRAVAQRSFKREQVYLHLIQGAFADCLHKAHLGLAMAGTATEQLVGLGKPVICFPGGGPQFTYAFAEAQTRLLGPSLTLVQQPTDAAAVVTSLLQDPDRLQLCGVNGRQRMGEAGAAGRIACCLRSLLLNPEAQSR from the coding sequence ATGAAACTACTTTGCCTGAGTAACGGTCACGGAGAGGATAGCATTGCTGCTCGCATTCTCGAGGAGCTCCGGCTTCAGGCCCAAGATCTTGACCAAAATCTCGAACTGGCGGCGCTGCCGTTGGTTGGGCAAGGAGTTGCTTACCGCAAGCTGGATGTGCCGTTAGTAGGTCCGGTTAAAGCCATGCCCTCGGGTGGGTTTGTCTACATGGATGGGCGGCAGTTGGCACGAGATGTGGGCGGCGGTTTGGTGCAGCTAACTCTGGCTCAATTGCGAGCAATTCGACAATGGAGCGAGTCTGGTGACGCGGTGTTAGCAGTTGGCGATATTGTGCCTCTGCTGATGGCTTGGCTCAGTGGTGCTCCCTACGCATTTGTCGGCACTGCCAAGTCGGAATACCATCTGCGCGATGAGCAGGGACCCTTACCGCGTCAGCATTGGAGTGAGCGCTTTGAGGGCTGGTCGGGGTCAGTCTATTTGCCTTGGGAGCGCTGGCTGCTGCAGCGTAAACGATGTCGGGCTGTCTTTCCTCGCGATCCGTTAACGGCTCAGATCCTCAAACGCTTTCATGTGCCTGTGTTCGACCTGGGCAATCCGATGATGGATGGTCTAGAACCTCAAGGTTTTGAGTTTGAGAGCGAACCCGATGCCCTGGTGGTCACCCTACTACCCGGTTCGCGCGCGCCAGAAGCTTATCGCAACTGGCAGCAAATTCTCGCCGCAGTCGAGGCGATTGTCCAAAACAAACCCGCTCGTTCTGTAACTTTTCTAGCGGCTCTCTCGCCTGAGTTAGATCTGGAACAGTTCGGCCAGCTCACGCGGCAGCAATCCTGGAGTGAGACAGCGGTTGCAAATCGTGCGGTTGCCCAACGCAGTTTTAAGCGAGAGCAAGTTTATCTGCACTTGATCCAAGGGGCCTTTGCCGATTGTTTGCACAAGGCTCATTTGGGATTGGCGATGGCAGGTACGGCAACAGAGCAACTGGTGGGTTTGGGTAAACCAGTTATTTGCTTTCCCGGTGGCGGTCCCCAATTTACATATGCTTTCGCAGAAGCACAGACCCGTCTGCTTGGCCCCTCTTTGACTCTGGTTCAACAACCCACAGATGCGGCAGCTGTAGTCACGAGCTTGCTACAGGATCCTGACCGCCTACAGCTTTGTGGAGTCAATGGCCGTCAACGCATGGGTGAAGCGGGGGCTGCTGGCCGGATTGCTTGTTGTCTGCGCTCATTGTTACTAAATCCCGAGGCTCAATCCCGGTGA
- a CDS encoding chlorophyll A-B-binding protein encodes MSQRTVIKDEQGLLNNFAYEPPVYLDEESRIGFTPFAELWNGRFAMLGFALLLAIEYTTGHGLIGLLKAL; translated from the coding sequence ATGTCTCAGCGCACGGTGATCAAAGACGAGCAGGGCCTTCTCAATAACTTCGCTTATGAGCCTCCGGTTTATTTGGATGAGGAGTCCCGCATTGGCTTTACACCTTTCGCTGAGCTGTGGAATGGCCGGTTCGCCATGCTAGGTTTTGCGCTATTGCTGGCGATTGAGTACACCACTGGCCACGGCCTCATTGGCTTGCTCAAAGCCCTGTAG
- the wecB gene encoding non-hydrolyzing UDP-N-acetylglucosamine 2-epimerase, with protein sequence MINSLTDPSQPRICVILGTRPEAIKLAPVIQALRQAHKTFATQVILTGQHREMVDQVMNLFELKADHDLEIMAHNQTLTDITCRSLRGLEGLFQELRPQMVLVQGDTTTAFAAALAAFYQQLPVGHVEAGLRTDDILNPYPEEANRRLISQISRLHFAPTEAAVANLERSGVTGQIIKTGNTVIDALLTVAKRQPACDIPGLVWEQHRVVLATVHRRENWDTPLTQIAEAFLQILDTFPDTALLLPLHRNPRVRGVLEPLLQNHPRAFLTEPLDYANLVGAIQRSHLLLTDSGGLQEEAPSLGKPVLVLRETTERPEAVTAGTAQLVGTDTEQIVAAATRLLSDTAAYQQMANAINPFGDGRAAERILTSLQEFFGCALMAEKPEGIRSADMTSKGVGDG encoded by the coding sequence ATGATTAACTCTCTTACCGACCCAAGCCAACCTCGCATCTGCGTGATCCTGGGCACTCGCCCCGAAGCTATTAAGCTCGCTCCTGTCATTCAAGCCCTACGCCAAGCCCACAAAACCTTCGCAACTCAGGTCATTTTGACTGGCCAGCATCGCGAGATGGTTGACCAAGTGATGAATTTATTTGAGCTCAAGGCAGATCATGACTTAGAAATCATGGCTCATAACCAAACCTTGACCGACATCACCTGTCGTAGCTTGCGCGGCTTGGAAGGTTTATTTCAAGAACTTCGGCCTCAGATGGTGCTGGTGCAAGGCGATACAACTACGGCATTCGCAGCTGCTTTAGCGGCGTTCTATCAGCAGCTTCCAGTGGGTCATGTGGAAGCAGGCCTGCGCACCGATGACATTCTCAATCCCTATCCAGAAGAAGCCAATCGTCGGTTAATCTCACAGATTAGCCGTTTGCACTTTGCACCCACGGAGGCCGCTGTTGCCAATCTAGAGCGCTCGGGCGTGACTGGACAGATCATCAAAACTGGCAACACCGTAATTGATGCCTTGCTGACTGTGGCTAAGCGTCAGCCGGCCTGTGACATTCCCGGTTTGGTTTGGGAACAACATCGCGTGGTTCTAGCCACTGTTCATCGACGCGAAAACTGGGACACGCCCCTCACTCAGATTGCCGAAGCGTTTTTGCAGATTCTAGATACCTTTCCCGACACAGCACTGCTGTTACCGCTCCATCGCAATCCCAGAGTGCGAGGGGTACTAGAGCCCCTGCTGCAAAATCATCCCCGCGCCTTTCTCACAGAGCCGCTGGACTATGCCAATTTGGTGGGCGCGATTCAGCGCTCCCATCTGCTGCTAACCGATTCAGGAGGCTTGCAAGAAGAGGCACCTAGCCTGGGCAAGCCTGTCCTCGTACTGCGCGAGACCACCGAGCGACCCGAAGCCGTCACCGCCGGAACGGCGCAGCTAGTGGGCACAGACACCGAGCAGATTGTCGCCGCTGCCACCCGTTTGCTATCGGATACGGCTGCTTACCAACAGATGGCAAATGCGATCAATCCCTTTGGTGACGGTCGGGCAGCCGAGCGGATTCTCACCAGCCTGCAAGAATTCTTCGGCTGTGCTTTGATGGCGGAAAAACCTGAAGGCATCAGGTCAGCAGACATGACCAGTAAGGGGGTTGGGGATGGTTAG